The Astyanax mexicanus isolate ESR-SI-001 chromosome 8, AstMex3_surface, whole genome shotgun sequence sequence AAGCTTTTTGGCCAGGGCAGCATCCAAAAAGTTCCCTGCTGCCCCTGAGTCCAGGAAGGCAGGAAGGCGAACCTCAGAAGCCCCCCACACAAGTGTGGCATTGAGGAACACCCCCTGCGTTCGAGGGGACCCTGGTTGGTTCATTAGGGGTCTCACCTCCCCTAATGAACATCGGCCTTTAGATGGTAACTCAGGGCAGGCGGCGCGCTGGTGCCCCGATATCCCACAATAGAGACACCTCCCCTCCCGCATACGGGCATCTCGCTCCTGCCTTGGCAGGCGGGTGTGTCCCAATTGTATAGGTCGGCCCCCATAGTCAGGTGGTTTCTTGTTCCTCCCGGCTTGTCCACCACCTGAGGAACAAGCATGAGAAGCCCACACCTTGCGCCTCTCACTGAGGCGGTTGTCCAGCCTCTGGGTGAGCTCAATGAGGTTGTCCAGCGATGTTGGAGAGTCGCGATGAGCAAGCTCATCCTTGAGATCCTCATTGAGCCCGTGATGGTATGCACTAGCCAGAGCACTGGAGTTCCACCCGCTTTCAGCCGAGAGCGTACGAAACTCGATGGCATACTCAGACACCGACCTCTTACCCTGACGCAGGTTAAGGAGGCGGGTCCCTGCCTCCTCTCCTCGGACCGGAAGATCAAATGTCCGCGAAAGGGCGGTGGCAAACAGCGCAGCAGTGGAGCAAACTCCTGGCTGGTGTTCCCACACTGGGGTAGCCCACGCTAACGCCCTTCCGGAGAGGAGGGAGACAATGTATGCCACCTTAGCACGCTCTGACTGAAAGCGGGAAGGCTGTAGCTCGAAAGCGAGTGAGCACTGTAGGAGAAATCCCCTACAGCCTCCTGGTTCACCACTGTAGCGCATAGGGGCCGGTAGTGAGGGCTCGACCCGATGCGCTTTGCTTGGCTCAGCTACAACATACTCCCTCTGAGGACTCCAGGGGGCTGGCTGTGTGGGAGGTGGTGGATTATGTGCCAACATATTAGCCAGCCCCTGCAGCTGGTCTAGAATCTGCTGCAGGGTCTGTTCATGCCTCCCAATAGCTGCCCCCTGGTTCCCCAGGGCGGCCTTTACCTGCTCGAGACCTAActgctctgctggatccatgttttggctggatctttctgtaatgggttgggagcagtagctctccagcccagaaggtttttagaacccaagtgcagagcagtagatcacaaagcaggtaaacccaagagaaagaataataataataataataataataataagaattaacatataatcgtaaatatatatattaatattagataataatattttatatatatatatatatatagatatatatacacaattattattattattaaaccccgctccacgcggggatcgaactcaggctgtcgcggtcgcagcccagtgctctaaccgctgcaccagcgagcggattgggatgcagccgctttaatcgccttttaaagagcctccgccgaaaggggcggagccacgaaaacgggcggagagtgaaaacaggtggaaaacaaaacctcacgcctagcgtgagtgaaagagaaggggagaattgtaaacaaggctcgccgtggaagctacggctacctcttatgagatgaggtgaaggattaactaaacaaaatggcttccaaagaaaacaaactgaactgaggtgcttttggattaaatgctgttccaccacagaggggaggaacagcgggagGGAGACTAGGTGAGCAAAACCGCGTGCCtgctacacacacgcacacacacacaggagagagcacacagctctatctccagcagactctctcgagagaggaaagggatagaggaagatacttatgcgggagaggcacgccagcgatgctgatcaatgctctctccaaaggggatagcagggaagaagagagaaaaagagccgaggctcgctcgaaaatcgggcatagattcgctctcacgagcttcaaagatccagcgccgagtggctggttggctctGCTTTTAAGATGTTcatagcaggtgttggtaattagccaaatcaaccctcggcgctgggctggcgcgccctccgatgccctggaggatgcctcgatctggcaccagcccttacagtaTATCTAGATTTGTTACACAGTTTACGGGTTTTCACCTTTTAAAATTTGATCTTGTAATATTCTACTGGTCAGTAAACTTGAGAGAAATGCCAGTAGTGTTAAATTCACATGCTCCATTTGTAAAATTTGACAGCTGTTTTACTCCCCCTGAGAACTTTCCTACTTAATTTTGgacaatataaaatatgaatctGGACTCTCTGAAGATCATTGTGGAAGAATTTAAGAGTGCCAGTCGTTACAAAGGAAATTCTCGAGTACAGACACGAGAAGAAAAACATTCTGGACTATGGAAACACTGCTATTAAAGACAGCCCCATCACCTGAGGGCTCCTGGCTCTTCTtggcacttttttttctttaagagaGATATACATTACGAATTCACTGCAAGGACAGCTTGCTACTACAGGTGAAATACAGAAATGAAAAACAGTGGATTTCAGCTTCCTACGGTAAAGGAGGCTGTATTTAGGTGTGGCAGAATCTCGATAAAGAGAACAAATACAGGCTGGAGAAATTGATTAAAGCAGCAAAGAGAAAGGACTCGGACAGTATGAAAAGCCACAGTGTCTCCAGGTGATTCTACAAAGTGTAACAGAAGCTTTTCCTGAAAGGTTTGCATGTCACCAACCCTGAATTATTTCTATAGCAGGTTGTAAtgtggaatattttttttctttcacctcCCCTTCCTGCTTATCTCACAATCAATGAGCAGAATCTCAAGACTTTTCAGGACAGAGGTATCACCtcacctgtaaaaaaaactgttatgttCCTGTATAAGATGAACTGTTGTTGTTTGTtgctcttattattatttttttattatgtttttttaatcgtTGTTATGTGTTCATTTTAACAATGTAGAATTTGGCTCAGCTGATTAATGTTCAACCTCTTAATCTGCTCGGAACTCCCTGTGATTCCTATGCTTTAGGAACAACTCAGTCAGTTTGTATTGATTTGTATGTAGTTATtgaatattaattaattcatccACCTTTACATTCACTTCTTTCTGGTCAGAGTAGTGATGATCCTGCAGTCTATAGAATCATTAGGGTTCAAGGAAAGAATATCACATACAACCATTCACACAGGGGCAGAGAGCATAATGGGTTTAAAATTTAAAGGATGTTTAGGCTACTCTCATTATGCCATTTGTGTATTGTCATTATGATATATATTGTAACAAAGTACAGTATCTATTGGAGTATTactttttcctcttattttcatttttacttcattacatatttttttataagtttaatacttgttacaattataaaaatattagcaATTATTTCAAATCCTCATTATCATTAAAGCCGAGTGAAAGATGTTCTGCACTATCAACGGGCTTGATGAACCTGCTCATCACTTATAATAAGACATCACTCCTCCTGTTCTACCATAACACAGTTCTGtaattttactttcagtacttcagtactaatttttacaataaactacttgcaatatttaagtacaaaaaatattgagtactttagtacttccacttaaatttgaagcttaaagaacacttcaacttctacctAAGACACTTCAAGTCTGAGTCTTTAGTACTTTGTATATGTCcaaataatatagtaatatagacaacaaacattttaatatgctTATCCTGTACCATTCCACATTGACAAGTGGAACGTGTGACTGAAAGTTAAAGTTGAATAAAATTAAGACATTTGAAAACATATTTAGGAATTTTGGAGATATGCAGAATAATAAGAGGAGCTGTGCTGTGCCTGTACTACACCCACCACCTGCCCTGAAAcccatttttaatacattttgctCCATCTACTGTGCTCTGTGAGTATTGCAACACGTTCATGTTGCATGTTGTCATTTTTGTCAAAGTAAATGTGTTCTTAATCAAAATAAATCACTATTAGGAAAATGTAAAAGGTAATCTTCTCATTTTTTTGATAGTATGGATACTGTTTGTTCTATGATTTAATATTAACCTAGGCATTTTGGATGGgaagacattttttaaataaagtctaAAATTCTTTCTGCTTGCGTTTTGAAATTATGATTGACTTCAATGCATATATTCAAGACATAGGTTTTTCACACAATGCACTCGatttgtttacagtaagttttaccattttattaatttaattaggcTTCAAAGcttccttaagtttttttttctaactgaGATTTTATCTCACAATCATTACAATCAATACTTCTCAGTATTCTAAAAAAGGTTGTTCTTTTCTCACGACTTTAATACAAATTCAATTCTTCCTGGGAGCATGGACTATAGTTACTTTTGttccaaacacagtgttttctttgttgataaaatatatgtattgatatgtttttaattagcacctgaaatgtaaatacattaaaatggcATTTACTATAGCATTATTCCCAGAATCATGAATACAACAACTAGGTGTAGCTCCTGAAGAAGCGGGTCACTGTCATGTCTGACACTCACAGCGCTCCTGTCTCGCTTGCATTCAGCTCTTCCTGCACTCTTCAGTCAccaaactacaatacccagaaggCACCACACTTGTACTACAATGACTCATCcaatcacatgactctgcacgGGGCCCCATCAGGAAGTATTCAGTGTAATTAGCCTCACCTATTTCCCCCTGTATTTAAACCCCCTCAGTTCACTCACTCTTTGCCAACTATTGTTTGGTTTATTATGCGGTTTCCTTGCTCTGTTTTGATTAAATGTTTTTGACCAATTTTTCCATGTACCTCAACTCTGCCTTTTGCCTGCCCTTAGTTTCTGTGTTTGACTGTTACACCGTTTATGGTATGTCATTCCCTGTTGACTCCTGACCACCCTTTGTCTCGCCCCTTTGtttaataaaactgttataaTGCATCACGCATTTGCCTGGCAGTCGACTGATATATAATACTTAAATTACTTAATTCTAAATCCAAATGATTTTGGCACTAGaactattgtcatttacagcaggttttaaatttaaaattgatACAGCAGAATATTTATAAACCTCACCTTCTTCATCCAAGCCATCTTAGATTAGTGCTAAAGTTATTAAAACATAAACACCTATTTTTAGCATTTAGTCATTTTCTAAacaataatttgtttttattatttatttaaccacTTTAATCTGTAACATACAGGGTGGTATGTCACTGGGAGCTGTATTGTTCTATGAcagtgtttctcagtcctggTCCTGAAGTTCCTCCTCACACTACACACCTGATTTCTCAGCTCACTGAACACTGATCTCTTTAGAGTTAAACTGGGTGCATTAAAGAAGTGAAATCTCTAAAAATTGTAGGATGGGGCACCAGGCCCAGGGCTGAGAAAAAGGCTAGGGGTCCACCTCAGTCTGcactaataatgaataataataataaaaaaacacacacactaataccaGTGAGGAGTATTTATTGAAACACAATTTCCAAATGCTATTTGCAACATAATACACAAGGAAAGTAAAAACTGTAAGCAAAattatttacactgttttttatgGGTAACATGTTCTAAACAATTCTTAAATTATTGTtcttgtattttacattttatttgttttgcttaaataataaaaaatatatttgtaaatgcaCCAATGCCAGtgttaaaattatgagtttcactATAAGCCAGATGTTGCAATTgcaaacagacacacagaaagCGCGCTAAAATCGTGTTACACAATCTGTGGACATGTAGAATGTGTATATTAAATATACCTTTCCAGCATAAATTTTTCATGAAGGAAACTtttgtgacacaaagcacttcaGTTTTGGGTAGCCTCATTCTTAGTGTAAGGTGTGGGAGTTTAAAATAAACTCTTGTATTGTTTGAATGATGTGTCtaacaaaaaaacacactagAGCAAATGGACTGGActattaactttttaatttaccTTGCAGGCAGGATCAGAACAGAGAACAGCCGGAGAGCACCACTCCGCACAACTCAAAACCTCGCAATGTCAAAATAAGAGACCCtcaataaaaatgatgaattaaCACAAAATGGTCTCTAAAATTACAACTAAAATAGCTGTCTCACATTAATTATGCAATAAAAGCAATACAGAAGGCTGACAGGGAAAAAAGACTAAAGGCTGTTGCTGCtacaaaaacattaattacaAGTTGAGATGCTTGCCAATGCTAGTGTTAATATgtatgcagacatcccaagttgcaaaagttgatgcCGGCCCCCCCCCCCaggcggcaaaaaaaaaaaataaaaaattcaaccAACTCACCAAAtgataacgaaactttaattttatattaattaattttacgtttttttaatttttttataaaatttagagtattcagagttgaaataaaatgagttttatcttttttctttttggaaggccctgcctctgctttcctgcctatgccttttttttatttgacaaaaattgacagtaacaatatcacaaaaaattgcacaaaatcaaaaacatttcatatcatattacaataattattaatattgcctctgctgattggctgtctcgcagactctttgcagagaacagggcaatcagaaccctctctgttttgtctctctccttcccacacgcgattagagaaaaaaagtctgtcgcctgtgtgcgcgtttggggcacttgttctgaattccgggagattatatgtgactcacgggcatccgggagccactgccgaaatgcgggagactcccgcagcttcagggagacttggtttgtctgtgtaTGGATCCTGCACAGAACTCTGGCTTCCAGCTCttgtcattttttgttattttataaggATAAAAGATGGAAATCCAAAAATATTATTGCTTGAATTATTAAAGTGCCATCTTTAACTTTATGTTTTCTGGAAAAAGCAAAAATTGctttacagtggtataaaaaatttgggcacctctaataatttttttatgattttcctttataaatcattggttgtttaggtcagcaatttaatttaaatatatcatattgcaGATGgatacagtgatatttaagaagtgacataaagtttgtaggatttacataaagtaaacaaaattatgcaggtgcataaatttgggcacccttgttttattgatttgaatacctttagcactaattattggaacacaaaatgaatttggtaagctcattgacccttgacatACATAAACAGGTGAATCCAGTTGTGAGAAAGGGTTAATGTGCCCAATTGTAAGTTTTTCACCTTGttgcatcttctctaaagagtggcgatatgggagcctcaaaacaactcccaaatgacctgaaaacaaagattgttcaacatcatggttttggggaaggagacaaaaagcTATATCAGACATTCCAGCTtttagtttccactgtgaggaacatagtgaggaaatggaagaccacagggacagttctagtTCTAGCGGCGACATcacactttttcataccactgtagatgtttttttttttttagaattaattggTATTCATTAATCTAGTCTGGTAAATCTCTTTTATTACCATGATTCTCCAATGCTCTGTAAGAATGGcagaattatttttataatttcctTGTCATTCCGTGGAATATCTTTTAGAATATCTCTGGTGTAGCTAATACATTTTTCTTCACCCCAGCGTTCGATCATGTTACGTGCCAGTGTGTTTCGGTCTTTGTCCTCTGCATGCGATGTAGGAATTCTGTCATTTTGCATACTGCACATCTTGTTTTTCATTTTCTTGAACTGTTCCTCACTTAAGTCTTCCAAGATTTTTACTAGACAGTCATACCAGCTGCGAAAATCACACTCACTGACTGGTAAACGGGAGtcacctaaaacacacacaaatacaagttTTTAGAAAAAAACTTATATTCATATAAAAACCTTCAATTATTTAGAAATGGAGGCCTTcctcataatataaatattttcccATACTTACACTTAAAATAGCCATTTAGTTCATAGGCGTCATAAACTGGATTATTACCACATGTCATCTTGGTACTCAGCAGCTTTGATGCCTCTGTATGATGGATTTCTACAGTTGTCTCAGTTGTGCTTGTTGGTCTTTCTGTGTGTATGGCTTCACATGCAGACTGATCTGATTGAGAAGGATTTGTGGCAAGATCTTCATGTAAACTCCTTATGTTTTCTAATCGTCTTATCTCCATCATTGACTCAGTCCTCtccattcttgtttttttatcagagctgtgcagtttttgtatttttttccccaatcTTTTCAAAAGGTTCTTCTTTTCATGTGATTCATCAGGTTGCTCACTTTCATCAACCGAGAAACGAAGTGGAACTCTTTCTGCGATCATCAGTGCTATGTCTTCAATCAGCTCTTTACTCTCTTCACAACTGTTAGGTTTCTGCAGTACACAGTGCTTGATACTGGAAGTTTCAATTAGGGATTTTAAGTTCATTTGACTGATGACATGTTCAATGTTCATCTGTGCGTGTCCTCCTGTGAAGACGATGATGGTGTGATCCCAGAATCTTTCAGTAAGGACATTTTCCAGGGTCTCTTGAGTTGTTTTTGTAAAGGTGGAGTTCACTTTCATGGCCAAAATGATTGCATGAGGCCCCTTTTTAAATGAACTCACTGCATCTCTAATCTCCTGTCGTAACTTGCGGTGCTTTAGACCCAAATTCAAATCTCCGGACCAGCCAGGAACACGGGCTATAGTTACTTTTGTTCCGAACACAGTGCGTTTTCTCCTGACATAATGTTTTTCAGACAATGTCCAAAATGTAAACATCTTTTTCTTGAAAATGGCATTGCATATATCATTCTTCCCAGAACTATGACTTCCAATAATCACTAGATGTAGCTCAGGAAGAAGTGGGTCACAGGAATCttaaggagaaaaaagaaaattacatgaaatgtaaataattttaaaaaattatctAAATTATTTTGGTACTTAAACTATTGGGATTTACACCAGGTTTTAAATTCAAAAGTgaaactttaaaatattatgaatCTCACCTTCTTCAATCAAGTGAGCATACTTTCCTGCTGAAGAGATTAAAACATAAACAGCAATTGTTTACTAAGTACTACTTCCAGTTAGTCATTTTTAAACAACaatttatttttacactttaagcTGCTATTTGCACATTTGTGCTCTATTAATAAATAAGCAAGGTTATAAATAGACAAAGTGCTGAATAAGGGTTTTACTATTGTTACTAAAgttattatcatttattaaagcTATTAAGTTACATTTGGCCACATTTAAAGGATTTTTGGCCACATTTAAAGGATTTTAGAACCCTTTGAAATTTGAGACTTACTGGAACTGTAcaagtatttttttaagcatttaatttagtttatatgTTTCATTGTGTTTGTGGGGgcatgtttaattttatttgctTTATGCCTTTGTAATGTCTGCAGTAATGTTTGACACTAATAGAATGGTTTCAAACGCCCTATAGGATGGACTGCTTGTGAACACACCACGAGAGCACGCTAAGCAGAGGTTTGCAGGTGTAGCTCAACTAAGCTAGGGACGAGAGGATAAtggtgagtgtgtctgtgtagtGCAAAGAGTTCATATAACATAATTGTCATCATTTCATATTACTTTGTGATTTTGTATAATAATGTTCTACCGCGAAAGACCATAAGTTTTGTTATTTTGCAGCAAACAAGATCTGACACTTCTAACCACAGGCCTTAGAGACAGGAAATACCCTAGTTAGACATCCTGTCTCGAACTGGCCCTGGGCTCTTGTGTGCAAACTGGCACATATGCAGCAAATTTACTGTTACTATGGGCTCTGCCTAATCTGCCTTACCTTATTTAGTCATTAACTTAGTGATATGCAGGGGAACGCTCTTGCACTTATAACCTATTGCTGCCCGATTTGGAGCGAAGTGTTCTTAGACTTAAGTATGATTTGTCtgaatgtctgctcttaatatcAGCATTACTCAAAAGCAATTGGTGTTTTCCTCTTTTAATGTGTAATTCCACAACATGTTTTAGTGCAACACATGAAATATCATCAATTtaaaaaacagtaacagtaactaTCAGCAACTGCTCTGTCACTGGGCCATTGTAAGAACTGAGAAATAATTTAATCAAATTGGCCATACTTTTTTGACAAAAATGAATAATAACTTACAGATTCCAGATCCCATGCTTCTTAGATGGCAATCAGTTGAATTGCTTCAGTTGTGGTAATGGTTTTATGTCTGTGGATGAGTAAATAAAACATTCAGATGCATTTTTATCAATGTTGTTGGATTTATCATAGTTACATTATTTATATCTTACTAGGCCACAGGCTATGTTTTTATAATACATACTATTTTCACAAACTGCGTCTGACTTCACTCTCTGGTTATATCACTGGTAAGTAGAGTAAATTTAGAGCAGGTAAATTAAAGCCAACGGGTAATCAGAAGAGGAAGGAAATTAAAATCTTGATCATGttgtaataaaaacatatttatgcttgtgtaaaaaaactgtaaatacaaGTTTTTAAGAAATTTTAAACTGTAGATTAGTGACACTCTGCCTATCTTTGCTTTTGAGGCACTCTGCCTCTCTAAAAAGATATTTTCAAACCCAGTCATGTGAGTTAGTTGCACATTTCTGCAGCTATTTTTATTAGTACCAAAttagttaaaatgtttttttttaaagattaaaatatcACACTTTAACATTTCTTCTATGTTTTACTgggaccaattttttttttaaacactactgtattttatttggattaataatttattattattatatatttttattattaattacttttataattattactgttattgtaaattacaaattattttatttctaaatgtatttaaagtgtTACAATTGGTTATCATATTATCATTGTGGCACTGAAATTAATAATATTGATACTGATATAAATAATTACTCTGAAACATTTATCTTAACAATTCCCAGAGCTGTTTAATCAATGTCTCTAATAGCCCACATTTTACTAATTGTAACAATgtaatattctatttttaatgTGAATTACTGTATAAAAGAGGGCTACTCCAAACTGCAGTTATGTGTACTGACTCTGTGCTAGTCTGAATTAAGTGTTATTAATGTATATATCTTACCAGCCACTGAGTAATCCCGCCTCCTCTCCTCAGGAATAATCCTGGTACCctctgtgtttaaacttttgtttGTCTTTGAGCACAAACCAACCTGTCAGGCTCTTCTTTTTAGAAGAGGAAATGTGTGGTTTGAAAAGAAACCGCTGTAAAGTCTCGTCTTGTCTTTTTAACTCTTTATCCTGTCTGAAATAACTTGATTATTGTTAAGTGATGAACATAACAAAGGAACTAAATATTCAACTCAATGCTAAAAATAACTTTCATTCTTTAGgttttttaaacataatatatatatatatatatatatatataataaatattactgATTTATTCAGATTAAGGTATGTTACTCTAGTCAGTTCTTCTGTTTCCTTCCAGTCATGTGACTTCTGTCAGGTCTATAgaatgggtttaaaaaaacaaacaagtctTTGAATGCTGTGTGCCTTGCATCTGCCACTGCATGTCTGCACAAAGTGAAAAAAATCAAACAGCTGAAAACAACTTGTTTTATTGGAAACATAAAAAGTTAAGAAATTAATTATCTGAGGTTAGGTTAATTTGTTTTGcaaacactgataaaaaaaaaaaacaaattaaaatttaaGAACAAATGATGGTCTGCAGTTCCATGATGttttactgtaatatataatCTAGTCTAGTTTGACTTCTAAGTAATAATGTTATTTCATAGTGTTGTATTCCAGTTTTTATTGATTACAGCATATTACAGTTAAATACACCAATTATAGTGAGATATTTGCACATACTGTACTGCAGAGCTTCAAACTCAGATCTAAATATTAATTTTAGCAGGGGGCTAGTAAAAGCTTGGTGCTGTGATTTTATATTACTATAATTTAATGTTTGGCATGTTTGTGTTAAAGGTTAAACAGTGCTACTGTATAACACTGACTGTTTTATCATAGTTGTAGATAATGAGGAAATGTCTTGGTTCAGTTAGTTTCATTTAGTTTTTAACCATTAGAAAACATTTCATGCAAAAAGGGACAAATTAGTGATACAGTTCAGAAAGTTCTTTTGCACGTTTGACCGGACTTAACttgaattattattagtagtgaATTGTAGGGGAAGGCCACAAGCAAGATGTATTTTTACTCTAACCAATCTTATAAGTTTAACAGCTGTCAGTGaaactaaattacaataataagcaatctacatgtcatttttttaagtaagcgcagcgccatcttgtcccagc is a genomic window containing:
- the LOC103035600 gene encoding uncharacterized protein LOC103035600, which codes for MFTFWTLSEKHYVRRKRTVFGTKVTIARVPGWSGDLNLGLKHRKLRQEIRDAVSSFKKGPHAIILAMKVNSTFTKTTQETLENVLTERFWDHTIIVFTGGHAQMNIEHVISQMNLKSLIETSSIKHCVLQKPNSCEESKELIEDIALMIAERVPLRFSVDESEQPDESHEKKNLLKRLGKKIQKLHSSDKKTRMERTESMMEIRRLENIRSLHEDLATNPSQSDQSACEAIHTERPTSTTETTVEIHHTEASKLLSTKMTCGNNPVYDAYELNGYFKCDSRLPVSECDFRSWYDCLVKILEDLSEEQFKKMKNKMCSMQNDRIPTSHAEDKDRNTLARNMIERWGEEKCISYTRDILKDIPRNDKEIIKIILPFLQSIGESW